Proteins encoded by one window of Mercenaria mercenaria strain notata chromosome 4, MADL_Memer_1, whole genome shotgun sequence:
- the LOC123550948 gene encoding uncharacterized protein LOC123550948, translated as MSAAFLNLTEEETRRCKLYHLVVDGGGAVLRYRFDRDIPTPRTYLNDTTVKLELYQLQTKNIISKAQYELLYPSTGAGVTSSNDYDMTLLVALHRTLLCAKKGDPIWHTGNKPAPMDFSVEAEIVRLRDFRNELMHSPKVGGLTEAQFETKWKEVSDVLSRFGSGMPCLQEKLEILKNDCLDKRFEKELLLKLEEWTAMDKAFGDEMMKTLQSNSLSERSRRELSDVLGDPYFVKTSVFQRATDILNEKGIIVIKGAQGEGKTTMGKKLVKNPDRCLKINNCSDWDIRNHSRIDTVLIDDMFGSSMFDKGDSRKWLKYIPQIKDDVQNKRLTVIITSRSYILDEVLEKMYVSHLINESNTLTISSKDLSEKEMRDILEKHMQMTERELNEKDINECINEASKPSSFVIGFPECARLFCQHEQFFLEKSAFFRSPMAHIKDCLVGIFKNKEQVFLAFFVLWAQKSQEIMLRSLQQPIVNTPQSITGAIEQLQYRPEDMLRTIRVSLSTHGTDFIHFDTRNEIFSFCHRVISDAVGLVAYEKNETAVLKCCDSSFIERYIRIEDSTRDGNSAEHSDGGTNEIGITIPPLRFDQLCSRMGEIIQDMNGIHPQQGTGNATYELCFKCSTEHGQPPGQYLKYAPFLHPAFRNTQFCELFIKDVMKGNALKLLTMPVLTFGADLVGFEKVLNKSIYTNAVCLLAYLLKNRMTQFASVCYREMKNMRCRTGEMCSSVTEVLETDLLISMILAIKRGDQYMIENLAKLGAPVGDLNVMLMAFKMADRDIVTFLLDLADRNISSYRKNGKSPLILFAEENNIEAVKCLLNSKHFTENEIDFQSEDDPCNETALHKACKNNQDKIVEQLLLANPNLLLRDVNGYCPIHVAALAGNVEIVEQLLKHNMKQADYPVNLSDNLKHVKLYHIAVWKEDADVIELLERLGISPGCTDDDQKKSPLMFAIQEKRCQIVMKLADISVKHEVHNMSDHRGNTALHIAIEKLPHLKDPKESEVYKEVISFLCQTGINVFTANLEGKSALMLAEESKQFDVMSKLERYKFSSSSLSQETETETEQNAFECDDASPTPAKRVKHA; from the exons atgtcagCAGCCTTTCTGAATCTGACTGAAGAAGAAACAAGAAGGTGTAAACTCTATCATCTTGTTGTTGACGGAGGAGGCGCAGTGCTGAGGTATAGGTTCGACAGAGATATTCCTACCCCAAGGACATATCTCAATGATACGACAGTCAAATTAGAGTTATATCAGttgcaaacaaaaaatattatatcgAAGGCGCAATATGAATTGCTTTATCCAAGTACAGGAGCTGGTGTCACATCATCAAATGATTACGACATGACTCTTTTAGTGGCACTACATCGTACCCTTCTGTGTGCAAAGAAAGGTGACCCAATATGGCACACAGGAAATAAACCGGCTCCTATGGACTTTTCAGTAGAAGCAGAAATCGTTCGTCTAAGGGATTTCAGGAATGAG CTAATGCATTCACCGAAGGTGGGAGGATTAACCGAAGCTCAgtttgaaacaaaatggaaggAAGTTTCTGAT GTGTTGTCACGTTTTGGATCTGGAATGCCTTGTCTGCAAGAAAAGCTAGAAATTCTTAAGAATGACTGTCTAGACAAACGATTTGAGAAAGAGCTTTTGTTGAAACTGGAGGAATGGACTGCCATGGATAAAGCGTTCGGGGACGAAATGATGAAAACGTTGCAAAGTAACAGTCTTAGCG aacgGTCAAGGAGAGAACTTTCAGATGTTTTGGGTGACCCCTATTTTGTCAAGACAAGTGTTTTCCAAAGGGCGACAGACATACTGAACGAAAAAGGTATAATAGTAATAAAAGGTGCACAGGGAGAAGGAAAAACAACAATGGGTAAAAAGTTGGTAAAAAATCCAGATAGATGTTTAAAGATTAATAACTGTTCTGACTGGGATATTCGTAATCACTCTAGAATTGATACAGTCTTGATCGATGATATGTTTGGGTCTAGTATGTTTGACAAAGGCGACAGCAGAAAATGGTTGAAATACATTCCTCAGATAAAAGATGACGTACAAAACAAACGTCTTACCGTGATTATCACTTCCCGCTCATACATTTTGGATGAAGTGCTCGAAAAGATGTATGTTTCACACTTGATTAATGAAAGTAATACTCTCACAATCTCATCAAAAGATTTGAGTGAAAAAGAGATGAGAGACATTCTTGAGAAACACATGCAAATGACGGAAAGAGAGCTGAACGAAAAAGATATCAATGAATGCATAAACGAAGCAAGTAAGCCCTCTTCATTTGTCATAGGTTTTCCGGAATGCGCAAGGTTGTTTTGTCAGCATGAGCAATTCTTTTTAGAAAAGAGTGCATTTTTCAGAAGTCCAATGGCCCATATCAAAGACTGTCTTGTaggtattttcaaaaataaagaacaaGTGTTTCTGGCGTTTTTTGTACTTTGGGCCCAAAAATCACAGGAAATAATGTTGCGTAGTTTACAACAGCCTATAGTTAACACCCCACAGTCAATAACTGGAGCGATAGAACAGCTCCAGTATCGCCCTGAAGATATGCTCAGGACCATCCGTGTCTCTCTTTCGACACATGGGACTGActttatacattttgacacaagaaatgaaatattttcattttgccaCCGTGTCATAAGTGATGCAGTTGGGCTGGTAGCTTATGAGAAGAATGAAACAGCCGTACTTAAGTGTTGTGATTCATCGTTTATTGAAAGATACATCCGAATAGAGGACAGCACAAGAGACGGGAATTCAGCTGAACATTCTGATGGTGGTACAAATGAAATAGGAATTACAATCCCTCCTCTGCGGTTTGATCAGTTATGCTCAAGGATGGGCGAGATTATACAGGACATGAATGGCATCCATCCGCAGCAAGGAACGGGCAATGCAACTTATGAGTTGTGTTTCAAATGTAGCACTGAGCATGGACAGCCGCCTGGGCAATACTTGAAGTATGCACCGTTTTTGCACCCGGCTTTCCGGAACACTCAATTTTGTGAGTTGTTCATAAAGGATGTTATGAAAGGTAATGCGTTGAAACTGCTAACCATGCCAGTTCTGACATTTGGTGCCGACCTTGTAGGTTTTGAGAAAGTCCTGAACAAAAGCATATATACAAATGCAGTATGTTTACTTGCATATTTGTTGAAAAATCGCATGACACAATTCGCTTCAGTTTGTTACagggaaatgaaaaatatgagatgcaGAACAGGTGAGATGTGTTCTTCTGTAACAGAAGTGTTAGAAACGGATCTTTTGATTTCAATGATTTTGGCAATCAAACGAGGCGATCAATACATGATCGAAAACCTAGCCAAACTTGGAGCTCCAGTTGGTGATCTAAACGTCATGCTTATGGCATTTAAAATGGCTGATAGAGATATTGTAACGTTTTTGTTGGATCTTGCTGACAGAAACATCAGCAGTTACAGGAAGAATGGCAAAAGTCCATTGATTCTCTTTGCTGAAGAAAACAATATTGAAGCCGTTAAGTGCCTGCTCAACAGCAAACACTTCACTGAAAATGAGATCGATTTTCAAAGTGAAGATGATCCATGCAACGAAACTGCATTACACAAAGCATGCAAGAACAATCAAGACAAAATAGTAGAGCAGCTACTACTGGCAAATCCAAATCTCTTGCTAAGAGATGTGAATGGATATTGTCCAATTCACGTAGCAGCATTGGCTGGAAATGTCGAAATAGTAGAACAACTTTTGAAGCACAACATGAAACAAGCTGATTACCCTGTCAATTTGTCTGACAACCTGAAACATGTCAAACTGTATCACATTGCCGTCTGGAAGGAAGATGCTGATGTTATTGAACTGCTGGAGCGGCTGGGTATATCACCAGGTTGTACAGATGATGATCAGAAAAAATCTCCATTAATGTTTGCCATACAAGAAAAAAGATGTCAAATTGTCATGAAACTGGCTGATATATCAGTAAAGCACGAGGTTCACAACATGTCTGATCACAGAGGAAATACAGCATTGCATATTGCCATTGAGAAATTGCCACATTTAAAAGATCCAAAGGAATCCGAAGTATATAAAGAAGTAATTTCTTTTCTTTGCCAAACTGGTATAAATGTTTTTACGGCAAATTTGGAAGGAAAGTCCGCTTTGATGTTGGCCGAAGAAAGTAAACAGTTTGATGTTATGTCAAAGTTAGAGAGATACAAATTCAGCAGTTCTTCATTGTCACaggaaactgaaactgaaactgaacaaaatGCTTTTGAGTGTGATGATGCAAGTCCTACCCCTGCGAAAAGAGTAAAACATGCATAA